TTGCCTGTGTCAtccatatttatttttcaaatgccTAGATTACCCCTAACCCCTGCAAAACATCAAGCCCCTGACTTTTTTATGTACTATCACTTTATACATGTTAACtactcttaaatttttttactccTAAGAACACTTATCGGCACttgaataagtaaaaaaaatcactttcttAAATCagcataacaaaattatttatcTCTCCAGagtttgaattaaaggtgatgtattgtaagagaatgacctatctcgTAAAGTGAGAAATgaatattataaaaaataaaaacctaagCGAAACGAGGCCTAATTatctttctatcttttttttttttttgcttctacAAGTTCAAGATTTAACCATCCAaaattcatttctctttcaaatCACGAGGTAGCTCTATAATTATACAAAACTTAGTTTGGAATATCTAAAAAACTGATTTTAGATCTTTAATctgttgtttttctttaatttaaaTTCTGGGACACTTTAGTCTTTTCGCTCTCAAAATCAACAGTGTTAGACCTCATTTGAGGAGAAAGGATAATCTTAAGAATAACTTCAAAAGTAAGGGAAGTTAGAGTAATTTCTCAAACCGAATGGGAGGTCAGTGTATTTATCATAAACCTCAGGGGAGCTGAATGTAATTTGTCCAAAAAAAGTTCTCCCACCATCTCAAAttgaatgtcaatttttgatatccgtgtcaatttcaattctttatatttttcaaaatggattttatttgatagttctcgattagttttattatccaaagttttcaaacacatgaaaaacattatagattaaaagatataagtgatgaaaaatgacacggtttcaaaaattgtcatacTTTTTGAAACGAAGGGAGtaataaaaatgaaacaaaaacacACTACATATATTGTAACGAACCGGATTTttgccatattttttttttaatacaaatttgaaatgttaaaactaattcaataattagttagatttattaattaaattacattattatgtgtatatttgatattactaaaaaaaaaatcgtattcgaAACATATTATACTTTAGAGATATACATTCATCCCTTATCCTTCGTATCTAAACGCTAATTAGAATTCTATTgaaactatatctctctctcctcccgaatTCCACCACCTCTAtacttctcctctataaatacctctctcctctctcacaatacaacactcctaATCCtctacattaacaaaaaaaaaacaagaaaagacctttcgattttcgtccatatcacgtcccTCTATTCACGGCCTGTTTCCTCCTAGTTGCtgtcgtttttaggcctaagtttcttcacaaaagttgtagagggcgtcgagagcttcgatttcgacccaagaatcgcccaaaacggtcaagaattgatagagttatcaCCATTCAAAGTTAGGTAAAATTCtcggattctgatttccaggcaGATTTAGCGATCCTCCTAAACTTCCATTTTTCTACTACTTAGAGtggttttcgggcttagacttcttcatgaaagtcgtagagcgtttcaagatcttcgcgagagacacaagaatcatccgacacaagaatcatccaaaacggcagatgtttggtcaagttattccagtcctaagttgctgctagaatatcAATCTTTCGCCaccaaacgaaaacccaccggactccaccgaatcgccttgtccggattaaaggtattataatccatatCCTACATTCTCCTAAGTATAATAAGTGTTTATGTATCGTTGTTTAACGTTTCGGAGTAAGAGAAATCAACCCCCACGTCGCACGGTATCTCACGGTATTCCCCTATTTTTGTTTCGAACTGTGTACTGTTCATGtgtagcttcttcttttttggaaaagaagatgCCGATATTACACTTATCCCCTTGGGTTTCCTGAGTTTATGATTTCAGCCCAGATGTATTAATAACATATTAACCTTAATCCCTGTGTTTCTTACTCTAGAATTTCGGACTATAACAAGTTTTGTCCTTTTGTTATTATAATGAGAGGAAATCATGTTTAGTTTTGTTAATAACATTAACAAGTTAAGTTAAGTCACTTGTTTAATAAAAATTGCTTGCACAAGTAGTAATGTATGGGCATCGGCCTAGTCATAAAATATTAAGGGATTATTTACTTGCACACTATCAATTGTCATGCTTGCTTTCACATAGAAACATATCATGTTTATTGATTACGTTATTATGGATTCTTGattgttgtatttgttggatcAGAACTTGGTTCGCTTGGTGATTTCAAATGAGAATTTTGCAGACGTTGTAATtgttaatgaaaaaggaaaaaggaaaaacagatgaaggttgtgggcttagcaggacctcGGGGGTAGCCTGACAGGGCCCTATATCGATCGAGGGTAGCCCGGTAGGACCTTGAGGGTAGCCTGAAACCCGGTGTTGCTAGGGTgcccaagcaggacctcaggtattgagaatagcctagcaggaccttgagggcagcctgatggacctagaattgtgagggtggccaagcaggacttCAGGGGTAGCttggcaggacctcaggtattgagggtagcctagcaggaccttgaaggcagcctgatggacctgaATTGAGTGGATAGTCTACTAATACATCGTGATATTGAAAgtagcaggacatttaaaataTGAGTTCGTAAGACGATGGATACTATGGTACAGGTATAATTATGAAATGTGAGAttcaaaagaaggtaatttaaaGGCTTGCTAATAGATTTACTTATTTAATGCTGGTCGTTCTATTATTTCCATATGAATTGTGATAAGACTGCTTAGCTGTAAAGTGAGGGGTTGatagggttaggattattctactgagtgaattatcactcacggatacgtttgtatcctgataagtcggttgcttcggcgatcaatttgccagagtatgcaggattcaatggtggaACAGTTTGACATAGGAAGAATACTAACGGTGGAGACCGAGTATGCTTGGaatctgtatcaagactagagtcgctctgaagttatttcaataaattgccagattttattaaggttaaataaatttttttttttgagtcagtATCTTCCATGAGAAGTCGGCTCAATGCTTGTCAGACCAATGTTTACCTTTGAataaaagttttgtatttttaatttgagtTGAAATAAAGAAATCCCTATGTTGATACTTCCGTGTTTATTTGGTTGACTAAAGAAATCTTTTTCGAAAACTAATAATTTATCTGTCAATATTCGTTTAAaatatcggggcgttacatatatAGACTTGAACACGCTTACATCACAAATGATCTAGTGTGTGGAACAGACCGCATATAGATTCAGACACATTTATGTCACTCATGATGCACTATATATGTGCGTCACATCTATTGTGTGGACACATCTGAATCAGATGATTTCGGACACATCCATATTGAATAAAAGTGCACTTCCGTCGGCATCCATAGATTCGCTTaaaaacaattgatttttacgtctttttttattttgtacttttttttcttctctgtcCATGTAATATACATTAATTAATGTCACAtcaaatattaaaaataaacacaaaaatcaatgacaactgattttgccactcccctatttgttaatgtcactcccttttttgtttttattatggtgaatttactaaaataCCATTACATTTggaaagtgagaaaaaaaaactagcatcATAAAGTGCAATggtgttttagtaaattcaccataataaaaacaaaaagatgagtgacattaacaaataaGGGAATGGCATAATCATTAGCCAAATCAATGGTGTAGgtttataataataaaaataaaaagagattgagaaaataaattaagGGAATGTGAAAATTATTGTCAAATAAAAGATAActtcaaaaacaataaaatagaTGAGCGTTTTGGAGACGACACAACAACCCCTGTTGTGAGGCACAAGTGGGCCCTATTTCGAGTCGAAATAAGTGGTTTAAATCATTTACTTTGTTTGCTCGTCGAATTGATCATATGACCTGGGGTACTCTTATGTTTAAGagctaacaaaataaaatttcttaaaatGTTTGTAAACGAATTTTATAATGTGTAAATACTTTGAATTGAGTATGCAATGTGTAAGTATTCAAAGTGTTGGGCCAGTCCTGATTGGAGAATAAAATTTTGTGAGTTTTTTCTggttaaataaataataaaaaaagaagttagcaCATAAAATTCTCTATTGGCATTTTTCGTTTGTTATTTAACTGCAGTGGCCGAAATTTTCAAACAAGTCGGACAAGGATCTATTTGCTCCACAATAAAAAGTTTTGATAAGCCAAgagaaaagtaataaaaaaaaaaagaccgaaaaaagaCCAAATACATAGATTCGCACACATTTATGTCACGAATGATGTGTATGGTTTCACGTCTATTGTGTGGATCCGTGTGCATCGTATGATCTCAGACTCGTCTATATCTTATTGGATCATGCATTTTACTCTGCATCCATAGCTTTGcttaaaaataattgattttcaaatattttttattttgttcttttttccatCTCTATTCACGTAATATATATTAATGTCACatcatatatataaaataaacacaaaaaattgaaatataataATTTGGATTATATTAATAACAATAAAAAGAGATTGCGATTATGAATTAAGGGTGTGTGAAAATCACTATCAAATAAAAGATACTCCTAAAAACATAagaaaatagagtattttggaGACAGCATGACAAGTCCTGTTGTGAGTCGCAAGTGAACTATGTTTTTAGTCgaaaaaagtgttttgaattgtttattttgttacaGAGGCAGCTGAAAGATGGAGATGGATATTTTCGAGTCAAAGCTTTTGTTCGCATTTCTTCGAATCACTACCACTTGGAAGCTTCACTGAAGATTTTCCGAATCAGCTGAGATGCTAATAGTACACGCTTTTGTCTCGGAATTAGACCAATTGGTTAACGTTTTTGGAATAGTTGgggcaaaagaaaagagtagtCTCCCTCATCAAATAAATCGTGCGTGCAAAAAATCATACTGAGCGGACATCGGTGATGACATGAATGAAAATAccttttgttttgaataaattCAACGGATATTtgattgaggaaaaaaatttccaaaatgcaCATGTTTGATGTTTCGCTCATGGTTGTACCGATGTTCGAAGGCAAAATAGACAAACCAGATTATACATGCTACCCGCATGAACACAAGTTATGCCTAGGAATAAAAGAGAATTCCGAATCTGCCTTGTCTACGAACAAGAAACACGTATGTATTTTCACGTACGCACCAAGCCACCGACCTCAATGACCCGAGCAAGATAGAAGGTGTGGATTCCTTTTCTGGATCCAAATAACAGCCATTTTTTACTCCTATTCACAGCAGCAACCCTAGGGATTcgtaaatttatttattttaaccaaattcaaaaattttgattaCTCAAAATCCGCCCAAAGGGCTTCTAACCCCAAACCGGAGCCCCTTCGATGGGAATACACTGGGTGCAGTAGACACCTACCCGCGATGAATGAAACAATACCCATAGAGGTAAAGAAAAGTTCCACGCAAGGAACAGAGATCTCGAagataaacaagaaaaaaatataaatttaaaacGGAAAAATAAACCTTCGGTCGCCGGAGCAGCCGCCTGGTCATTTCACGTGGGGTCACAAATTCGTCATAAACCTTCGTGTCATTCCACGCGGGTTCACAAATTCGTGTAAATTATTATATCCAAACTATTGACCGAATAAAATAAGATATTCAGAAGTGCATTATAGTTGTTAGCGCAAAGAAAACTGccacaattaaaattgactttttttttattgtgtcGGCACCTATACCTGGTATAATTAAAAAGGTTATCTTTCCTTAATTTGAATATTTCTTATGACAAGATGTGTCAGCAAGGAGTATTTTTATAATTTGCAGATTTGTTGACCATCTAAAAATAATTCTTTTAGAAAATCTATTCTATGTATTGGTTATAAGTCGACTCACGATAGCTGATACTATAAAAGAGAAATTGAAGTTTGTtcgttttatatatataatatatatatcctaTGTTCCATTAGGATCAATTTATTTACACTATAGGTTAATCAGAAGGAGAACAAATCCAATAAGAATTTTAAAACAAGTTTAACTGTGGAATTTCTACTTGTCACCCATCCAATAATAAcccaaatttattaaataaaattgtatttttacGTAGTCTAAAGCCTAATAAAGCACATGGAGAGAAAAAGTCTCACCCAcgtgtagaaaaaaaaatttagaaaatcgGCCGAGATGGGTTCAACGTGCACGTGCATCGAGTGTGTCCTTGGGCATAAAAAGGCGGCATGCAAGATTTGGAAGGGCCGATGCATAAGGGTCGTCGTTTTACCTGCAACCCTGAAGACCTCCTGGCCCATCGGGCTTTTGCCTGACCCAAGCCGGTTTGTTGGACGGGTTAGCTCAGCCCAAATAGGGATGGCTTGGCTTGGGCATAAGGCTGAGGCAGGGCCCATCTACCAACCCAGCCTGGAAGCCCAATTAGCCCGTGAAGCAAGAAGATGAATGGGCAAACCTTGAGGAAGCgttattttttaacaaaaaaaaaacaatcctaATTCCCTTAATCACTATGTAAATTTCACATTGTTATAAGGCCGAGTGGGGCAAGTAATTAATATGTGTATAGGTGATAAACTAATTTGGATGTACATATTCTAGAGTCATTGAATCTCACcttacttttgtttttggtaattatttaatttgtacATAACAATGAAAAAGGTCTTTTGCTAAACTACTCATGCACTTGGTGATATAAAATGCATATAATGCCAAACAAATTAGAAGTTCAATGCATTTTTCCAACAATATACTTTTCACAAAAATGAATATATTATCTGGACTGGAGGAGCGTGTTGTGCACGACCAATCGTTgtcgctccgatgatcgaaatcgttcacttcgtagagctcatcgTGTTGATCAAATGaatcaaaaatcagctcgattggatatcattaagtgtctcaTCCGAAtatttttatgttgaaattattaagtgtaccaaaaaaatagtaGATTTTATCTAGTGCTTCGGATCCGTTCGTTTCAAGATAACAATGTTCAGATGaagcacttaatgatatccgatcgaactgatttttggtacacttattCTACATGACAAACTATGCGACGTGAACGATTCCAATCATCGGAACGAGACCGAAGCGACAGTAATTTTCCGTGCACAGCATGCTCCTCCCGTCCTATACTATCCTGAAAATGACTACATTTTCTTTGGGAAATTGGTAAAGACGTGAGAAATAAGTGATTTAGGAAATGAACTAGGAAATATATTGGGTGGTTCTGGGGCAACGCTTGTGGTGTCCCAGAACCTCCTTAACACTGTTCATTTCTGTGGAGAGCCCAAAATTATGTAGTGCTGAGAGATGTTCGGCATCGCGTGGCGTTCTTCCAAGACCATTTCCCTAGAACTCGGGCCTTGATTGGATGTTTTGAATATGGCAAGGGATTTAACTTATCCGATAATTCTAGTACCACACCCCCTTAGCATCTTTTGATACCAAATTTGTAAGATCCGAACAGGGTATAAAATAGTGAGGACAGATGATATCTTCATCCCCTCTCCTCACCTTATCCCTTCAAAATAATATCCCTATTGTATCTTCTAACATTCCAAAAATAATACCCCTAAATTCATCGTGTTCAATCGAGTctctcaagttttttttttttttttgccatttattaattactccctccgttccattttgtttcgcctgtttccttttttggacttcttaaaaaattgtttatatctcacaatctataatattttatatattcaatatggatcttgtttgatagatctcaatttatttttttaaacaaagttttcaaaatcataaaaaacattaaagTTTGTGAGATATAGGCAATTTTTTGGGATattccaaaaaggaaacaggcgtaacaaaagtgggacggagggagtataatctACACAATTTAAGGAGACTTGGGAGAAGGGAGAAGGTTTACGGGGATCGAATTCTACCTATGCgtataaggctccgttcagttgtcgagAAAGTTGTGTGGGAAATTGGTTCCcagaaaaagtgaagtgaggtgaagtaaaagaaaaagtaaattattttcctgtgagtgttcatttgacaaaagaattttgcaagaataattaaggtttagttgttcatttgtcaggaaaaagaaactttcggaaaaattttgtgagtgttcactcatttttcttttcccgcgacgcaaaatcctgtgttttttgcaggatcacttttgcagaaAAGTAATTCCtacaggaaaacttaaaaacatgtttcctattactttcctgccaactgaacactacaaaaatcatggaaaagtTGATTTCTCCATCATTTTCTGTACTTTCCTGATAACTGAACGGAACCTAAGAGTATATAAGGGAGACCAACTGTACTCCACTTTATTTGCGTCCGGTCTAGGACAGCTCAAATCATGGGAATCTTGTCTCAAGCCACGGGGACTTCCGGAATTGGTAAAGTTGACTAGGGTTTACCCGAACCCAGCGATAACATTTCTGGACacaaatcagagagagagagagcgagagagaggggAATTGACGATGGGGGCGAGCAGCGATCCGAACCAAGACGGCAACTCCGACGAGCAACAGCGCCGGTCGGAGATCTACACGTACGAGGCCCCGTGGCATGTATACGCCATGAACTGGAGCGTCCGTCGCGACAAGAAGTACCGCCTCGCCATCGCCAGCCTCCTCGAGCAGTACTCCAACCGGGTCGAGATCGTCCAGCTCGACGACTCCAACGGCGAGATCCGACCCGACCACAACCTCTCCTTCGAGCACCCCTACCCTCCCACCAAGGTCATCTTCATCCCCGACAAAGAATGCCAAAAACCCGACCTCCTTGCCACCTCCAGCGACTTCCTCCGCATCTGGCGCATCTCCGACGACACCGACGCCGCCTCCGGTGGTGTGGAAATGAAGAGCATACTGAACAACAACCGGAACAGCGAGTATTGCGGGCCTCTGACGTCGTTCGATTGGAACGAGGCGGAGCCGAAGCGGATCGGGACGTCGAGCATCGACTCGACGTGTACGATTTGGGACATCGAGAGGGAGACTGTGGATACGCAGCTGATTGCTCATGATAAGGAGGTTTATGACATTGCATGGGGTGGGGTTGGGGTTTTTGCGTCGGTTTCGGCGGATGGGTCGGTTAGGGTTTTTGATCTCCGTGATAAGGAGCATTCAACGATTATTTACGAGAGTTCAGAGCCCGATACGCCGTTGGTGCGCTTGGGTTGGAACAAGCAGGACCCCAGGTATACGGAGTTTTGCTAAAATTATAATGTTGTTATTATAGCAGAATTTGTTCAAGATGTTTTGAAATTATGTTGGCTCGCCCTAAGTTACAAATTGCGCATGCGCGAGCGGAAAGCAGTCTTTCTAAAATATCCCAAAGTGCTGAGTGAGGATTTAGAGTGAGAGTGGAGAACACTACTGAAGGATTATTTGACTAAGGGCTCGCCTAAGTCACGTAATGTGTGTGTGAGCGAAATTTGGAGCGAGGGTGTGGAAGCGCCTATTGAAAACATCTTAAGTTTAGTAAAATTTGCGAGATCGGGGTGGGAACCGAAGGATTACGTGACCTGGGGCTTGCCCGAAGTTTCTCAGTTTATTTCAAATTAGACAGGTCAGCTCTAAGTCATATGATGATATGAGCGAAAGTGGGAAAACTCCTTTGGTAAACATACCAAGTtactaaaatttgtgagagGGAGGTTCGAGAGCGGAAGTGTTTGAGTGAAGATTGAGAGTGAAAGTGTAGAGAGGGAATTGAGAGTGGGAGCGGTGAGTGCTTCTGAGTGATAATGTGACCGAGGGCTTGCCCCACAGTAGATGTTTGTCACAAGTTTTTGTAGTGCATATACATTTGTTAACCTAAATTGAAATTATGTGTCCTTTCCTATCAGATATATGGCCACCATCATCATGGACAGCGCCAAGGTGGTGGTGCTCGATATACGATTCCCAACGCTACCTGTGGTGGAACTGCAGAGGCACCAGGCTAGCGTCAATGCCATTGCCTGGGCTCCACACAGCTCCTGCCACATATGCACTGCTGGGGACGACTCTCAGGCGCTGATATGGGACTTGTCATCCATGGGGCAGCCGATAGAGGGCGGATTGGATCCGATACTGGCATATACAGCTGGGGCTGAAATCGAGCAGTTGCAGTGGTCTTCGTCCCAGCCTGATTGGGTTGCGATTGCCTTCTCAACCAAACTTCAGATACTGAGGGTATGATTGTGACTGTttgtatcttcttctttttttaatttttagattatgGGAAGAAGGATTTGGTTTAGCACCTCTGTGGCACTTGATACACCGCAATTGATGGTCCTTTTAACTCAACTCTTTGAGAAAAACGTTCAATTTATACTGTTCAACTGTTACTTCTCTTTCTGTTTTGGTGACGATGATACTTGTGCGTTGTTAACTGATTGTCGGAGATGCATAGTTAGAGTGATCTTTACTAAAGCATGCTAGTGATTTAAGGATGTATTGGGTTGTGCTGGCCTTTGTACGAAGGTATATCTGTCATAAAAAAGTATTAGAAAGAGCTTATCAAGGATTATAAGTTGCTTGTCTAGTTCTAAGCAG
This DNA window, taken from Rhododendron vialii isolate Sample 1 chromosome 8a, ASM3025357v1, encodes the following:
- the LOC131298412 gene encoding WD repeat-containing protein LWD1 isoform X2, with the protein product MGASSDPNQDGNSDEQQRRSEIYTYEAPWHVYAMNWSVRRDKKYRLAIASLLEQYSNRVEIVQLDDSNGEIRPDHNLSFEHPYPPTKVIFIPDKECQKPDLLATSSDFLRIWRISDDTDAASGGVEMKSILNNNRNSEYCGPLTSFDWNEAEPKRIGTSSIDSTCTIWDIERETVDTQLIAHDKEVYDIAWGGVGVFASVSADGSVRVFDLRDKEHSTIIYESSEPDTPLVRLGWNKQDPRYMATIIMDSAKVVVLDIRFPTLPVVELQRHQASVNAIAWAPHSSCHICTAGDDSQALIWDLSSMGQPIEGGLDPILAYTAGAEIEQLQWSSSQPDWVAIAFSTKLQILRRE
- the LOC131298412 gene encoding WD repeat-containing protein LWD1 isoform X3; the protein is MGASSDPNQDGNSDEQQRRSEIYTYEAPWHVYAMNWSVRRDKKYRLAIASLLEQYSNRVEIVQLDDSNGEIRPDHNLSFEHPYPPTKVIFIPDKECQKPDLLATSSDFLRIWRISDDTDAASGGVEMKSILNNNRNSEYCGPLTSFDWNEAEPKRIGTSSIDSTCTIWDIERETVDTQLIAHDKEVYDIAWGGVGVFASVSADGSVRVFDLRDKEHSTIIYESSEPDTPLVRLGWNKQDPRYMATIIMDSAKVVVLDIRFPTLPVVELQRHQASVNAIAWAPHSSCHICTAGDDSQALIWDLSSMGQPIEGGLDPILAYTAGAEIEQLQWSSSQPDWVAIAFSTKLQILRG
- the LOC131298412 gene encoding WD repeat-containing protein LWD1 isoform X1; protein product: MGASSDPNQDGNSDEQQRRSEIYTYEAPWHVYAMNWSVRRDKKYRLAIASLLEQYSNRVEIVQLDDSNGEIRPDHNLSFEHPYPPTKVIFIPDKECQKPDLLATSSDFLRIWRISDDTDAASGGVEMKSILNNNRNSEYCGPLTSFDWNEAEPKRIGTSSIDSTCTIWDIERETVDTQLIAHDKEVYDIAWGGVGVFASVSADGSVRVFDLRDKEHSTIIYESSEPDTPLVRLGWNKQDPRYMATIIMDSAKVVVLDIRFPTLPVVELQRHQASVNAIAWAPHSSCHICTAGDDSQALIWDLSSMGQPIEGGLDPILAYTAGAEIEQLQWSSSQPDWVAIAFSTKLQILRWYSHH
- the LOC131298412 gene encoding WD repeat-containing protein LWD1 isoform X4, whose translation is MGASSDPNQDGNSDEQQRRSEIYTYEAPWHVYAMNWSVRRDKKYRLAIASLLEQYSNRVEIVQLDDSNGEIRPDHNLSFEHPYPPTKVIFIPDKECQKPDLLATSSDFLRIWRISDDTDAASGGVEMKSILNNNRNSEYCGPLTSFDWNEAEPKRIGTSSIDSTCTIWDIERETVDTQLIAHDKEVYDIAWGGVGVFASVSADGSVRVFDLRDKEHSTIIYESSEPDTPLVRLGWNKQDPRYMATIIMDSAKVVVLDIRFPTLPVVELQRHQASVNAIAWAPHSSCHICTAGDDSQALIWDLSSMGQPIEGGLDPILAYTAGAEIEQLQWSSSQPDWVAIAFSTKLQILRV